The stretch of DNA TTTCAAATGGACCTCTTAAGACGTAATTCTGCTGGAGAACTATCAGAAATCTTTGGGGAAAAGGCACTTGAGTTAGACAAACGTCACCGTTTTCACCAATTAAGAAAGCGCGCCAATAACATTTTAAAAACGTTGCCAGAAGCGCACATCAAGACCTTAACCACTTATGCTCGAGGCGTGAATGACGCCGTTGCTGCTCAATCTATGAATGCTTTCGAGTATCTTGTGACAGGCGCGAATCCTCGTCCATGGGAACCTGCGGATAGTTTACTGGTGATCTACAGTATGTACCTTGATTTGCAAGGAAATACGATTAAACGAGATTTGACGCTTACTCATATACAGTCGATGTTTGGCGCTGAAATGGTGGCGTTTATTATTCAACCCAGCCAATATCAGGCGCCACTAGATGGCAGCTTAATCAGCTTAGCACCACCGTCTATCCCTCAGCTTTCGCCATTATATATCAGTCAGGCACTGCCAAAAGAGATTGCTGAACCGCTGGATATCGGCAGTAACAACTGGGCAGTAACAGGTGAGTTGACCCAAAATGGCAATGCCATGTTATCCGATGATATGCACCTGTCTTTTGCTGTGCCTATCATTTGGTATCGTGCTCAGCTTAATTATCAGCATAACGGTGAAGATATTAGTATTACCGGTGTTTCACTTCCAGGCGCTCCAGCGATTGTGGTTGGCAGTAATGGCCATGTGGCATGGGGTTTTACCAATGCCTATATTGATACCGCAGACTGGATTGAAATTGATGATGATACCGAACTGACCTTTGAAGATGAAGAGATAAGACTGCCTGATTCAGCGGTTGATTATAAGATCCCTATGTCTCGATTTGGCCCGGTAAAGCAGGTGTCTGAAAAGCGTTATGCACTCTCTTGGGTAGGGCATCAGGATTACGCTGTCGATATGTCACTCGTCGAGCTCGATAGCATCAAAGATGTGCAACAAGGCATCGCCATTGCTAGTAATATGGGCATTCCAGTGCAAAATATGATGCTAGTTGATACCGCTGGTAACGCAGCATGGAAGCCAGCTGGCGCTTTTCCATCAAGAACTAATCCCAGTGAGGTTGCAATAGCCGAGTCTGACTATCAAGCTGATAACTGGCTTATCGATCAAGTGGCTTTACCTGAGGTTATTAATCCTGATACTCATCGGTTGTGGTCTGGAAACTCGCGTGTGGTGTCGACCAAGCAACACAAAGAGTTAGGCAATGGAGGTTACGCTCTTGGTGCTCGTAGTACGCAAATTCGAGACCGACTTTTTGCTGGAAAAGATTTTACTGTCGATGATTTTTACCAACTACAATTGGATAATGAAGCACGATTCTTACAGCCTTGGCAGCAACAGCTAATCACGGTGTTAAGTACTAAGCCCCAGCGTTTCGCTAAAGATATTGTTTATCTAAACAATTGGAAAGCATGTGCTTGTAGTGACTCAGTGGGTTACACCTTAGTCAGGCAATATAGACAACAGCTTATAGATACTACCTTTGCCCCTCTCGAAACTCAGTTGGCGCTTTCTTCGCTAAGTTTATCGCCAGTTAAACGCGACCTAGAGCCTGCCATGTGGCAATTAATCAACGCACAACCAAAATTTTGGTTGCCGACAAAATACACAAGTTGGTCAGAGTATATGCTCAATGTATATCAAGAGAGTAAACAACAACTGTTGGCCAAACATAGTCAAGACGACAATATGGATGACTTAGCATGGGGAAGTGTTAACGAGCTAAAGATACAGCACCCATTTTCGAAACAGATCCCGATATTAAGCACGCTGTTAGATATGCCTACCGTCACCGGATTTGGTGATAGCTATATGCCGGCTGTTCAAGGAGCCTCATTCGGTGCATCTCAGCGTTTTATTGTTCAGCCAGGTGATGAAGCTAATGGAGTATTAGCGATTCCAGGGGGGCAGTCTGGCCACCCATTATCAGATTTTTATAGGGCTGGTTTTACCGAGTATGCTGC from Shewanella sp. Choline-02u-19 encodes:
- a CDS encoding penicillin acylase family protein is translated as MKKIIKITAVSLLSIVFIAAVGVYLLLFMSLPKLDASIESDAVSDNVSIERDRLGTAVVTASHRQDAAYGLGYAHGQDRFFQMDLLRRNSAGELSEIFGEKALELDKRHRFHQLRKRANNILKTLPEAHIKTLTTYARGVNDAVAAQSMNAFEYLVTGANPRPWEPADSLLVIYSMYLDLQGNTIKRDLTLTHIQSMFGAEMVAFIIQPSQYQAPLDGSLISLAPPSIPQLSPLYISQALPKEIAEPLDIGSNNWAVTGELTQNGNAMLSDDMHLSFAVPIIWYRAQLNYQHNGEDISITGVSLPGAPAIVVGSNGHVAWGFTNAYIDTADWIEIDDDTELTFEDEEIRLPDSAVDYKIPMSRFGPVKQVSEKRYALSWVGHQDYAVDMSLVELDSIKDVQQGIAIASNMGIPVQNMMLVDTAGNAAWKPAGAFPSRTNPSEVAIAESDYQADNWLIDQVALPEVINPDTHRLWSGNSRVVSTKQHKELGNGGYALGARSTQIRDRLFAGKDFTVDDFYQLQLDNEARFLQPWQQQLITVLSTKPQRFAKDIVYLNNWKACACSDSVGYTLVRQYRQQLIDTTFAPLETQLALSSLSLSPVKRDLEPAMWQLINAQPKFWLPTKYTSWSEYMLNVYQESKQQLLAKHSQDDNMDDLAWGSVNELKIQHPFSKQIPILSTLLDMPTVTGFGDSYMPAVQGASFGASQRFIVQPGDEANGVLAIPGGQSGHPLSDFYRAGFTEYAAQQQTPLLPSRRLHRIEINAKEVSIN